A stretch of the Azorhizobium caulinodans ORS 571 genome encodes the following:
- a CDS encoding PLP-dependent aminotransferase family protein has product MVEIRRRITGRALTGGEKLPSIRRLAGDLKVSPSTVVEAYERLVAEGLVRARPGSGFYVAGSLPVVALREVAPKLDRAIDPLWVSRQSLDAGADMLRPGCGWLPADWMPNAAIRRSLRALARAEDGILSDYGGTRGSLALRGHLARQFAAEGIEAGADQILLTPSGSRAMDLLCRFLLKPGDTVLVDDPCYFNFQALLRAHQIRIVSVPYTPTGPDIERFGQVLAAERPRLYITNAALHNPTGATLSPRTAHQVLTLAAAHDLTIVEDEIFAEFEPEPSPRLAALDGLARVIRVGSFSKTLSASARCGYIVARPEWIEGLVDLQVATNFGGPSPIAAELVFGTLSDGSYRKHLADLRTRLARRRREMLAELGKLGITPWTLPRGGFCLWCRLPDGRDAAAVAQAALRERVVLAPGNVFSVTQSAGDLMRFNVAQMDGEVLRVLGNALR; this is encoded by the coding sequence ATGGTCGAGATCCGTCGGCGCATCACCGGCCGCGCCCTCACCGGCGGCGAGAAGCTGCCGTCCATCCGGCGCCTCGCCGGCGACCTCAAGGTGTCGCCGTCCACGGTGGTGGAAGCCTATGAGCGGCTGGTGGCGGAAGGGCTGGTGCGCGCCCGTCCCGGCTCTGGCTTCTATGTGGCGGGCAGCCTGCCGGTGGTGGCCCTGCGCGAAGTGGCCCCCAAGCTCGACCGGGCCATCGATCCGCTCTGGGTCTCCCGCCAGTCTCTGGATGCGGGCGCGGACATGCTGCGGCCCGGCTGCGGCTGGCTGCCGGCCGACTGGATGCCCAATGCCGCCATCCGGCGCAGCCTGCGGGCGCTGGCGCGGGCGGAGGACGGCATCCTGTCCGATTATGGCGGCACGCGCGGTTCGCTGGCGCTGCGGGGTCATCTCGCGCGCCAGTTCGCGGCGGAAGGCATCGAGGCTGGCGCCGACCAGATCCTGCTCACGCCCTCCGGCTCGCGGGCCATGGATCTGCTCTGCCGCTTCCTGCTGAAGCCGGGCGATACGGTGCTGGTGGACGATCCCTGCTATTTCAATTTCCAGGCGCTGCTGCGCGCCCACCAGATCCGGATCGTCAGCGTGCCCTACACGCCCACCGGGCCAGACATCGAGCGCTTCGGGCAGGTGCTCGCCGCCGAGCGGCCGCGCCTCTACATCACCAATGCCGCGCTCCATAATCCCACGGGCGCCACCCTCTCGCCCCGCACCGCCCATCAGGTGCTGACGCTGGCCGCCGCTCACGACCTCACCATCGTGGAGGACGAAATCTTCGCGGAATTCGAGCCCGAGCCCTCTCCCCGCCTCGCGGCGCTGGATGGCCTTGCCCGCGTCATCCGCGTGGGCAGCTTCTCCAAGACCCTCTCGGCCTCCGCCCGCTGCGGCTATATCGTCGCCCGGCCGGAGTGGATCGAGGGGCTGGTGGACCTGCAGGTGGCCACCAATTTCGGCGGCCCGAGCCCCATCGCCGCGGAGCTCGTCTTCGGCACGCTGAGCGACGGCAGCTATCGCAAGCATCTGGCCGATCTGCGCACACGCCTCGCCCGCCGTCGGCGGGAGATGCTGGCGGAGCTGGGCAAGCTCGGCATCACGCCTTGGACCCTGCCGCGCGGTGGCTTCTGTCTTTGGTGCCGCCTGCCGGACGGGCGCGACGCGGCAGCCGTCGCGCAGGCGGCCCTGCGCGAGCGGGTGGTGCTGGCGCCGGGCAATGTCTTCAGCGTCACCCAGTCGGCTGGCGACCTGATGCGCTTCAACGTGGCGCAGATGGATGGCGAGGTGCTGCGCGTGCTGGGGAACGCGCTGCGCTGA
- a CDS encoding LysR substrate-binding domain-containing protein — MRFDSVDLKLFLAILETGSITAGAERANLALPSASARVRGMEEVAGTPLLVRGRSGATPTPAGEALAHHARLILQQSERMRGELSRYGRGLKGHVRLWTSTAALSAQLPVDLARFLARHPDVDIDLEERPSRETAPALRAGLIHIGLLADAADVTGFETRPYCEDVLMAVLPLAHPLAGRAGLTFAEVAAQPYVGLTPGNAIQHLIEHAAIGLGLPLKYRVRVNRIDAVGELVQAGVGVSVLPTADARRVAERMAVSLFPLPDAWARRKVVVAVRNREALPEFARQAFDMLAGAG, encoded by the coding sequence GTGCGCTTTGACAGCGTCGATCTCAAGCTTTTCCTCGCCATATTGGAAACCGGCAGCATCACGGCCGGAGCCGAGCGGGCGAACCTCGCCCTGCCCTCGGCGAGCGCGCGGGTGCGCGGCATGGAGGAGGTGGCGGGCACGCCGCTCCTCGTGCGCGGGCGCAGTGGCGCGACGCCGACGCCGGCGGGGGAGGCACTGGCCCATCACGCCCGCCTCATCCTCCAGCAATCCGAGCGGATGCGCGGCGAGCTGTCCCGCTACGGGCGCGGGCTGAAGGGGCATGTGCGGCTCTGGACCAGCACGGCGGCCCTCTCGGCCCAGCTTCCCGTCGATCTCGCCCGCTTCCTTGCGCGGCATCCCGACGTGGACATCGATCTTGAGGAGCGTCCGAGCCGGGAGACGGCGCCGGCCTTGCGGGCCGGGCTCATCCACATCGGGCTCCTCGCCGATGCGGCCGATGTCACCGGCTTCGAGACACGGCCCTATTGCGAGGATGTGCTGATGGCCGTGCTGCCCCTTGCCCACCCGCTGGCCGGCCGCGCGGGGCTGACCTTCGCCGAGGTCGCAGCCCAGCCCTATGTGGGGCTCACCCCCGGCAATGCCATCCAGCATCTCATCGAGCACGCGGCCATCGGCCTCGGCCTGCCGCTGAAATACCGGGTGCGGGTGAACCGTATCGATGCGGTGGGCGAATTGGTGCAGGCGGGCGTCGGCGTCTCCGTCCTGCCAACCGCCGATGCCCGGCGGGTGGCGGAGCGGATGGCGGTGTCGCTGTTTCCGCTGCCCGATGCCTGGGCGCGCCGCAAGGTGGTGGTGGCCGTGCGCAATCGCGAGGCGCTGCCGGAATTTGCCCGTCAGGCCTTCGACATGCTCGCGGGCGCGGGCTGA
- a CDS encoding glutathione S-transferase family protein, giving the protein MSKATLTISSKNYSSWSLRGWLICKLAGLDFEEERVPVDDPGARAELLLLSPSFLVPRLVHEGVTVWDTLAIASYLNEVFPEAGLLPPDRAARAHCLSVSGEMHSGFANMRSALPMNIKGRYPGFKVWAGAQADIDRIVAIWRGCFAAHGGPYLMGPRPTLADAMYAPVCSRFTTYDVKLDVACDAYRERIMAHPVVKEWIAGAMAEPEELEELDAEF; this is encoded by the coding sequence ATGTCGAAGGCCACGCTGACCATCTCCAGCAAGAATTATTCCTCCTGGTCGCTGCGCGGCTGGCTCATCTGCAAGCTGGCCGGCCTCGATTTCGAGGAGGAGCGCGTGCCGGTGGATGATCCGGGCGCGCGGGCCGAACTGCTGCTGCTCTCCCCTTCCTTCCTCGTGCCGCGCCTCGTCCATGAGGGCGTGACCGTGTGGGACACGCTGGCCATCGCCTCCTACCTCAACGAGGTGTTTCCCGAGGCCGGGCTTCTCCCGCCGGACCGGGCGGCGCGGGCGCACTGCCTCTCCGTCTCGGGCGAGATGCATTCGGGCTTTGCCAACATGCGCTCGGCGCTGCCCATGAACATCAAGGGCCGCTATCCGGGCTTCAAGGTGTGGGCGGGCGCGCAGGCGGACATCGACCGCATCGTCGCGATCTGGCGCGGCTGCTTCGCCGCCCATGGCGGGCCTTATCTGATGGGGCCGCGGCCGACCCTGGCGGATGCCATGTATGCGCCTGTCTGCTCGCGTTTCACCACCTATGACGTCAAGCTGGATGTCGCCTGCGACGCCTATCGCGAGCGCATCATGGCCCATCCGGTGGTGAAGGAATGGATCGCCGGGGCGATGGCCGAGCCCGAGGAACTGGAAGAGCTCGACGCGGAGTTCTGA
- a CDS encoding DMT family transporter: MDRGTEGWGSGLIGVIIFSGSLPATRVAVEDFSPLFLTCARAVIAAGLGALLLMAFRQKRPAAADLGPLVLVALGVVVGFPLLTALALQHITSARSIVFIGLLPLATALFAVLRGGERPKPAFWLFSLLGATLVAGFALAGSRAGDATGDLFMVAAIIVCGLGYAEGARLSRRIGGWQVISWALVCALPVMAVIALATLPVHWTGIGVSAWAGLAYVSVFSMMVGFIFWYRGLALGGIARVGQLQLLQPFFGLALAGLLLGEPVAWTMVAVTGLVVLCVAGAKRYG; the protein is encoded by the coding sequence ATGGATCGCGGAACGGAAGGGTGGGGCAGTGGCCTCATCGGCGTCATCATCTTCAGCGGCTCGCTGCCAGCGACGCGAGTGGCGGTGGAGGATTTCTCGCCTTTGTTCCTCACTTGCGCCCGCGCAGTCATCGCCGCCGGCCTTGGCGCGCTGCTGCTGATGGCCTTCCGACAGAAGCGCCCGGCTGCCGCCGATCTCGGGCCGCTGGTGCTGGTGGCGCTCGGCGTGGTGGTCGGCTTTCCGCTGCTCACCGCGCTCGCCCTCCAGCACATCACCTCGGCCCGCTCCATCGTCTTCATCGGGCTTCTGCCACTCGCGACCGCCCTCTTTGCGGTGCTGCGGGGCGGTGAACGGCCGAAGCCCGCCTTCTGGCTGTTCTCTTTGCTCGGTGCGACGCTGGTGGCGGGCTTCGCATTGGCCGGCAGCCGGGCGGGCGATGCGACGGGCGACCTCTTCATGGTCGCTGCCATCATCGTGTGCGGGCTCGGCTATGCGGAAGGCGCCCGCCTGTCGCGGCGGATCGGCGGCTGGCAGGTCATTTCCTGGGCGCTGGTCTGCGCGCTGCCGGTGATGGCGGTGATCGCGCTCGCGACCCTGCCCGTCCACTGGACCGGCATCGGCGTGTCCGCCTGGGCGGGGCTCGCCTATGTGTCGGTCTTCAGCATGATGGTGGGCTTCATCTTCTGGTATCGCGGGCTGGCGCTGGGCGGCATCGCCCGCGTCGGCCAACTCCAGCTCCTCCAGCCCTTTTTCGGGCTGGCGCTCGCCGGCCTGCTCCTGGGCGAGCCGGTGGCCTGGACCATGGTCGCCGTCACCGGTCTCGTGGTGCTGTGCGTCGCCGGCGCCAAGCGCTACGGCTGA
- a CDS encoding DUF3734 domain-containing protein yields MSTLRSEVPCDIKDVVSEYDRVALVFQGGGALGAYQAGVYEALDKAGLEPNWVSGVSIGAINSAIIAGNLPENRVARLHEFWNTVSGRKIWAFTPEGDVYRTMRNQLSAWTTMNMGQPGFFKPRFPNPWLLPTGASNATSLYDTSPLRETLLRLVDFDLINSGSIRFSVGAANVRTGNFIYFDNTTHHIAPEHIMASGALPPAFPAIRIDGEYYWDGGVVSNTPLQWLLDQPDHPSALVFQVDLFSARGELPRDMFGVIERQKDIGYSSRTRYTTDLFRRVQLMRTAHAEAVMRIPEQLRTEDDLQVLSDYEKSGPVNICHLIYQEKSYERDFKDYEFSGSSMRDHWQSGIEDTMKTLRHRQWLEKPDKSDGIVIHDVHRLAE; encoded by the coding sequence ATGAGCACGCTGCGAAGTGAAGTGCCCTGCGACATCAAGGATGTCGTGTCCGAGTACGATCGCGTGGCCCTCGTCTTCCAGGGCGGCGGGGCGCTTGGCGCCTATCAGGCGGGCGTCTATGAGGCGCTGGACAAGGCGGGCCTCGAGCCCAACTGGGTGTCAGGCGTCTCCATCGGTGCGATCAACTCGGCCATCATCGCCGGCAACCTGCCGGAAAACCGGGTCGCCCGCCTGCACGAGTTCTGGAACACGGTGTCGGGCCGCAAGATCTGGGCCTTCACGCCCGAAGGCGACGTCTACCGCACCATGCGCAACCAATTGAGTGCCTGGACGACCATGAACATGGGGCAGCCGGGCTTCTTCAAGCCGCGCTTCCCCAATCCCTGGCTGCTGCCCACCGGCGCGTCCAACGCCACCAGCCTTTACGACACCTCGCCGCTGCGGGAGACGCTTCTGCGGCTCGTGGACTTCGATCTCATCAACAGCGGCAGCATCCGCTTCTCGGTCGGGGCCGCCAATGTGCGCACCGGCAACTTCATCTATTTCGACAATACGACGCATCACATCGCGCCCGAGCACATCATGGCCTCCGGCGCATTGCCGCCGGCCTTCCCGGCCATCCGCATCGACGGCGAATATTACTGGGACGGCGGCGTCGTCTCGAATACGCCGCTGCAATGGCTGCTGGACCAGCCCGACCACCCATCCGCCCTCGTCTTCCAGGTGGACCTGTTCTCCGCCCGCGGCGAGCTTCCCCGTGACATGTTCGGCGTGATCGAGCGCCAGAAGGACATCGGCTATTCGAGCCGCACCCGCTACACGACGGACCTCTTCCGGCGCGTCCAGCTCATGCGCACCGCCCATGCGGAGGCGGTCATGCGCATTCCCGAGCAATTGCGGACGGAAGACGACCTCCAGGTGCTCTCCGACTACGAGAAGTCCGGTCCGGTCAACATCTGCCACCTGATCTATCAGGAGAAGAGCTACGAGCGGGACTTCAAGGACTACGAGTTCTCCGGCTCGTCCATGCGCGATCACTGGCAGTCGGGCATCGAAGACACGATGAAGACCCTGCGCCATCGTCAGTGGCTGGAGAAGCCCGATAAGAGCGATGGTATCGTCATTCACGACGTGCACCGTCTGGCGGAATAG
- the hrpB gene encoding ATP-dependent helicase HrpB: MTAQGSMFDTRLPIDDALPALTATLRDHVAAVLVAPPGAGKTTRVPLALLDEPWVKGGKILVLEPRRLAARAAAHRMAQTLKEKVGETVGYRVRLRSEVSRRTRIEVITEGVFTRMVLDDPELSGIAAVLFDEYHERSLDADLGLALALETQRGLRDDLRLLAMSATLDGARVAALLGDGAPAPVVESEGRAYPVDTRYLGRDPRAPIERQVVDAVLKALSAERGSVLAFLPGAAEIRRTQTHLLADVRDRDTDIVALFGALDAAEQDRAVLPAPPGKRKVVLATSIAETSLTIEGVRVVVDCGLARVPRFEPDVGLTRLETVRVSRAAADQRRGRAGRTEPGVCYRLWGEGETQSLPAFATPEILAADLSGLVLDLASAGVRDPRALPFLDPPPLPAVTEAKNLLRVLDAIDADGAVTPLGARMARLPLPPRLAHMVVRGSDLGAGESAADIAALLTERGLGGDSPDLAHRLEDFRRERSRRAEDARRLAGRWAELARESHPPKAGETPSPAALLALAYPDRVAKARGDGTRILLANGRGAVVDPASSLARAPYLAVAEISGRADAARVQLAAAISGEEIERLFADAITAGLEVAFDPATASVRARETRRLGALTLADRPQPVPNTPETAAALAEGLADLGIERLPWTPALTQWRDRVRFLHQAEGAPWPDLSDAQLAATAAEWLAPFLTGRTSLGQVSAGDLGNALHALLPYELTHRLETEAPSHFTAPTGSNLPIDYAAEGGPLLPVRVQELFGLTRHPAIAGGKVPLTLALLSPAHRPIQVTKDLPQFWQGSWRDVRAEMRGRYPKHPWPEDPANAPPTNRAKPRGT, from the coding sequence ATGACAGCCCAAGGTTCCATGTTCGACACCCGCCTGCCCATTGACGACGCCCTGCCGGCCCTGACCGCCACGCTGCGCGATCACGTCGCGGCCGTGCTCGTCGCCCCGCCCGGCGCCGGCAAGACCACGCGCGTGCCGCTGGCGCTGCTGGACGAGCCGTGGGTGAAGGGCGGCAAGATCCTCGTGCTGGAGCCCCGCCGCCTCGCCGCCCGCGCCGCCGCGCACCGTATGGCGCAGACGCTGAAGGAGAAGGTGGGCGAGACGGTGGGCTATCGGGTGCGCCTGCGCTCGGAGGTCTCCCGCCGCACCCGCATCGAGGTCATCACCGAGGGCGTCTTCACCCGCATGGTGCTGGACGATCCGGAGCTCAGCGGCATCGCCGCCGTGCTGTTCGACGAATATCACGAGCGCTCGCTGGACGCCGATCTCGGCCTCGCGCTGGCGCTGGAAACCCAGCGCGGCCTGCGGGACGACCTGCGCCTGCTCGCCATGTCCGCGACCCTCGACGGTGCCCGCGTGGCGGCGCTGCTGGGCGACGGCGCGCCCGCCCCGGTCGTGGAAAGCGAAGGCCGCGCCTATCCGGTGGACACGCGCTATCTCGGCCGCGATCCACGTGCGCCCATCGAGCGGCAGGTGGTGGATGCGGTGCTCAAGGCGCTTTCCGCCGAGCGCGGCTCGGTGCTCGCCTTTTTGCCCGGCGCCGCCGAAATCCGCCGCACGCAGACCCATCTCCTGGCCGATGTGCGCGACCGGGACACGGACATCGTGGCCCTTTTCGGCGCGCTTGATGCCGCCGAGCAGGACCGCGCCGTCCTCCCCGCCCCGCCCGGCAAGCGCAAGGTGGTGCTTGCCACCTCCATCGCGGAAACATCGCTCACCATCGAGGGCGTGCGGGTGGTCGTGGATTGTGGCCTCGCCCGCGTGCCCCGCTTCGAGCCGGACGTGGGACTGACGCGGCTTGAGACCGTGCGCGTCTCCCGCGCCGCCGCCGACCAGCGGCGGGGACGCGCCGGCCGCACCGAGCCGGGCGTGTGCTATCGCCTGTGGGGCGAGGGCGAGACGCAGAGCCTGCCCGCCTTCGCGACCCCGGAAATCCTCGCCGCCGACCTTTCCGGCCTCGTGCTCGATCTCGCCAGCGCCGGCGTGCGTGATCCCCGCGCCCTGCCCTTCCTCGATCCCCCGCCCCTGCCCGCCGTCACCGAGGCGAAGAACCTGCTGCGGGTGCTGGACGCCATCGACGCGGACGGCGCGGTGACGCCGCTCGGCGCCCGCATGGCCCGCCTGCCGCTGCCGCCGCGCCTCGCCCACATGGTGGTGCGGGGATCGGACCTCGGCGCGGGCGAGAGCGCGGCGGACATCGCGGCTTTGCTTACCGAGCGGGGGCTCGGCGGCGACAGTCCGGACCTTGCTCATCGGCTGGAAGACTTCCGCCGCGAGCGCTCCCGCCGGGCGGAGGATGCCCGCCGCCTTGCCGGCCGCTGGGCGGAACTGGCGCGCGAAAGCCATCCGCCCAAGGCCGGCGAGACTCCCTCTCCGGCCGCCTTGCTGGCGCTCGCCTATCCCGATCGCGTCGCCAAGGCGCGGGGGGATGGCACGCGCATCCTGCTCGCGAATGGTCGCGGCGCGGTGGTGGACCCGGCCTCCTCGCTCGCCCGCGCACCCTATCTGGCGGTGGCGGAGATCAGCGGACGAGCCGATGCCGCGCGCGTGCAGCTCGCCGCTGCGATCTCGGGCGAGGAGATCGAGCGCCTGTTCGCCGACGCCATCACCGCCGGCCTTGAAGTCGCCTTCGATCCGGCGACCGCCTCGGTGCGAGCGCGCGAGACGCGGCGTCTGGGCGCCCTGACCCTCGCCGACCGGCCGCAGCCGGTGCCCAACACGCCGGAGACCGCCGCCGCGCTGGCGGAAGGCCTCGCGGACCTCGGCATCGAGCGCCTGCCGTGGACACCCGCCCTCACCCAGTGGCGCGACCGGGTGCGCTTTCTCCATCAGGCGGAAGGCGCGCCATGGCCGGACCTCTCGGACGCCCAACTCGCCGCCACGGCGGCTGAATGGCTCGCCCCTTTCCTCACCGGGCGCACCTCGCTCGGTCAGGTGAGCGCGGGGGATCTGGGCAATGCGCTCCACGCCCTCCTGCCCTATGAGCTGACCCATCGGCTGGAAACCGAGGCCCCCAGCCACTTCACCGCACCGACGGGCTCCAACCTGCCCATCGACTATGCGGCCGAGGGCGGGCCACTGCTGCCGGTGCGGGTGCAGGAGCTGTTCGGCCTCACCCGCCATCCAGCCATCGCGGGGGGCAAGGTGCCGCTGACGCTGGCCCTGCTCTCCCCCGCCCATCGGCCCATTCAGGTGACGAAGGATCTGCCACAATTCTGGCAGGGCTCATGGCGGGATGTGCGGGCCGAGATGCGCGGGCGCTACCCCAAGCACCCCTGGCCGGAAGACCCGGCGAACGCCCCGCCCACCAATCGGGCGAAGCCGCGCGGCACGTGA
- a CDS encoding acetoacetate decarboxylase, with protein MKIEDVRRTAYSMPLTNPAYPPGPYRFFDREFMIITYRTDIEALRRVVPEPLEVYEPLVKYEFIRMPDSTGFGDYTETGQVIPVKYEGVEGGYVHSMYLDDEAPIAGGRELWGFPKKYAHPKMEVEKDVLTGRLHYGKTLCVDASMGYKHKAADKDAVLAALKTPSFLIKIIPHVDATPRICELVRYYLEDIVLKECWTGPAALGLFPHAIADVAKLPVLEVVSALHLRADLTLGMGEVVFDYLKDQK; from the coding sequence ATGAAGATCGAAGACGTTCGCCGTACCGCCTACTCGATGCCGCTGACCAACCCGGCCTATCCGCCGGGGCCGTATCGTTTCTTCGATCGCGAGTTCATGATCATCACCTACCGGACCGACATCGAGGCGCTCCGCCGTGTCGTGCCCGAGCCGCTCGAGGTGTACGAGCCGCTGGTGAAGTACGAATTCATCCGCATGCCCGATTCCACCGGCTTCGGCGACTATACCGAGACCGGACAGGTCATCCCGGTGAAGTATGAGGGCGTGGAGGGTGGCTATGTCCACTCCATGTATCTCGATGACGAGGCGCCCATCGCCGGCGGCCGCGAGCTCTGGGGCTTCCCCAAGAAGTACGCGCACCCGAAGATGGAAGTGGAGAAGGACGTCCTCACCGGGCGTCTCCACTATGGCAAGACCCTCTGCGTCGACGCCTCCATGGGCTACAAGCACAAGGCGGCGGACAAGGATGCGGTGCTCGCGGCGCTGAAGACGCCGAGCTTCCTCATCAAGATCATTCCCCATGTGGACGCCACGCCGCGCATCTGCGAACTGGTGCGCTACTATCTGGAGGACATCGTCCTCAAGGAATGCTGGACGGGCCCGGCCGCCCTCGGCCTCTTCCCCCACGCCATCGCCGATGTGGCCAAGCTTCCGGTGCTGGAAGTGGTTTCGGCGCTCCACCTGCGCGCCGACCTCACCCTCGGCATGGGCGAGGTGGTGTTCGACTATCTCAAGGACCAGAAGTGA
- a CDS encoding sulfite exporter TauE/SafE family protein, with protein sequence MTALTLTLIALILILAGLVKGVTAMGLPTLGMALLSLLMPPADAAAILLAPTLLTNVLQFATGPRLLPVLIRFWPMGLATFGATLVSGFWLEGLDSHLAPAVLGGTLLVYGLMGLGRFHFTTPAWIEPWLSPLMGFASGLLTGTTGVTVMPAAPYLQSLSLHREDLVQAMGLAFTSGSIGLAIALSAKGAPLASPHALLVTCAALIPAFAGMEIGRRIRLAISQQAFRACFFSGLALLGANTMFRALPL encoded by the coding sequence ATGACCGCACTGACCCTCACCCTCATCGCTCTCATCCTCATCCTCGCCGGCCTCGTGAAGGGCGTCACCGCCATGGGCCTGCCGACGCTGGGCATGGCCCTGCTGAGCCTGCTCATGCCGCCGGCGGACGCCGCCGCGATTCTGCTGGCGCCGACCTTGCTCACCAATGTGCTGCAATTCGCCACCGGGCCGCGCCTCCTGCCGGTGCTCATCCGCTTCTGGCCCATGGGGCTCGCCACCTTCGGCGCCACGCTGGTGAGCGGATTTTGGCTTGAGGGGCTGGATTCCCATCTCGCCCCGGCGGTGCTCGGCGGCACGCTGCTGGTCTACGGCCTCATGGGGCTCGGGCGCTTCCATTTCACCACGCCGGCCTGGATCGAGCCCTGGCTGTCACCGCTCATGGGCTTTGCCTCCGGCCTGCTCACCGGCACCACGGGTGTCACGGTGATGCCGGCTGCTCCCTATCTGCAATCGCTGTCTCTCCATCGGGAGGACCTGGTACAGGCCATGGGGCTCGCCTTCACCAGCGGCTCCATCGGCCTTGCCATCGCTCTGTCCGCCAAGGGGGCGCCGCTCGCCTCGCCGCACGCGCTGCTCGTGACGTGCGCCGCGCTCATTCCGGCCTTCGCGGGCATGGAGATCGGCCGGCGCATCCGCCTCGCCATCTCGCAGCAGGCCTTCCGCGCCTGCTTCTTCTCCGGCCTCGCCTTGCTGGGCGCCAACACCATGTTCCGCGCCCTGCCGCTGTGA
- a CDS encoding WD40 repeat domain-containing protein, producing MSSVPSSLTDKAQSFSVEGAVVAVAFQKKAAILIGGMGEALRIEGEAETRFTLHDGGVLDVRGDGKRLVSGGDDGRVVELSAEGEVQVRAEHKGRWIDRVALGPDGAVAYSAGKTAYVLPAKGEARSLEVASTVGGLSFAPKGLRLAVAHYGGVTLWYPNLVDAKPDLFGWKGSHLGVAFSPDGRFLVTTMQEAALHGWRVSDGGHMRMTGYPARVKSFNFSADGKWLATSGSSEVILWPFASKEGPMGKQPSMIAPSSTARVSSVACHPKDPVVAVGYEDGMVLMARISDGAEILLRAPDGSPVTATGWRADGGAVAFGTANGSAGIVTF from the coding sequence ATGTCCAGCGTTCCGTCCAGCCTCACCGACAAGGCCCAGTCCTTCAGCGTCGAGGGCGCCGTTGTCGCCGTCGCCTTCCAGAAGAAGGCCGCCATCCTGATCGGCGGCATGGGCGAGGCGCTGCGCATCGAGGGTGAGGCCGAGACGCGGTTCACGCTTCATGACGGCGGCGTGCTTGACGTGCGGGGTGACGGCAAGCGTCTCGTCTCCGGCGGCGACGATGGCCGGGTGGTGGAACTCTCAGCCGAGGGCGAGGTCCAGGTGCGGGCCGAGCACAAGGGGCGCTGGATCGACCGCGTTGCGCTCGGGCCGGATGGCGCGGTCGCCTATTCCGCTGGCAAGACGGCTTATGTTTTGCCGGCGAAAGGTGAGGCGCGCAGCCTTGAGGTGGCCTCCACGGTAGGCGGACTTTCCTTTGCACCGAAGGGCCTGCGGCTCGCGGTGGCGCACTATGGCGGCGTGACGCTCTGGTATCCCAACCTCGTGGACGCCAAACCCGATCTTTTCGGCTGGAAAGGATCGCATCTCGGCGTCGCCTTCAGCCCGGACGGGCGCTTCCTCGTCACCACCATGCAGGAGGCGGCGCTGCACGGCTGGCGCGTCTCGGACGGCGGCCACATGCGCATGACCGGCTATCCGGCGCGGGTGAAATCGTTCAACTTCTCGGCCGATGGCAAGTGGCTCGCCACCTCCGGCTCCTCGGAAGTCATCCTGTGGCCCTTCGCGTCCAAGGAGGGGCCCATGGGCAAGCAGCCCTCCATGATCGCGCCCTCCTCCACCGCGCGCGTCTCTTCGGTCGCCTGCCACCCCAAGGATCCGGTGGTGGCGGTGGGCTATGAGGACGGCATGGTGCTGATGGCGCGCATCTCGGATGGCGCAGAGATTCTGCTGCGCGCGCCGGACGGCTCGCCCGTCACCGCCACCGGCTGGAGGGCGGATGGCGGGGCCGTGGCCTTCGGCACCGCAAACGGCAGCGCCGGCATCGTCACCTTCTGA